The sequence below is a genomic window from Mytilus edulis chromosome 2, xbMytEdul2.2, whole genome shotgun sequence.
cattaaggcctagttttggcccaagaaaatataatgtttgataaccatttcaaattggcacataatgtttagaaatgcatagagtcaagaaacataaatgaaaaacataatttttatctgatgacgtcacaattacgtcataatatgtactgttttcacaaaaacgttgaaaaatacagaatttatgcagttttcagTCTTTATTTCCGTTGTGGAAACATCCAGCGCAGCCGAGAAACAACacaataatttaacagaagcttttttataacttttggcataatctcaccaaatataaagttgtttcttgggtgcgcacatactttttcaatcgaaaatatacttaaaattggATGAAAAATCAAGGAAAATCAcgaattttaacaaaatatgcaaattaggtCATGATTTGTTACCATGGTAACTTGTtcgatgtcaaatttgttttgattttcttaGTACCTTATACCTAAGTCAAGTTTTCGGTTATTTAAGAATAAGTATgatcaattttaaatttgcagtaatttttgggccaaataagggccttattgcccctactcctttccCCCACCTTAGCAGCAATCGACATTATTCACCTGCAAATGAGATATACGTTTCCCCAACTCATTTGGTTTGCATGAGCTTGCAACTGCTACTCAGGCTCTAGAAAACGTCAACAGTGTCTTAGCAGAAAATTAAATGACACAAAACTCCCAGGGGTAGATAAAACATCGTCCtgtgtttttctaaaaaaaaagtgttcattGGAAGATACCAAGACGTTGTTTATGAcagtctttccgttttgaattttccccagAGTATTATTCttatatttctttcttatttttttcattttcgcaAATAACACATTTGGTCGTGAGTATAGAATCTACATACTAATGCTGTTTATAATCTCAAAACGTGTTAAAATGTTCTTTTCATCCGTCTTTTTAACCTTTACTGTCAAGTCCGTGTTTGGAAATATCCTACTTTGTACTttccgccattgtgttattgtgaaATGGCCATTTTTGGTAAACTTGTCTATCATTTTGGTTATCTCCTTTGTCTATAGCGTGTcttatatcattttgtttttcattgattaCATAGTTGTTTGTTTCATAGTGATTTAGACAATATTACAGTGTTGACTGCTGAACCCCAACCAAAATTAACCTATTATGTATGGTTGATTTGCTTGCAAATTGTTTccatataatggaattatatgcgaTTATCATACAAGTGGCTTAGTTAGATTTAAAATCTGGGTTAATCCAGCATTTCCTACAttaagaaatgcctgtaccacgcTGGCGctgtgtttgagcgtttgatttggCCTacaagactttccgttttgaatttttctcagagttcggtatttatttttgttatttcacctTTTCCTTATCATAACTCCTCTATAATGCATTATTTGTGTTGCAACTTCTGTTTCGAACAAGTTTTCACAAACAGCTTTTTCATACAGGTAATCCACTTACATTGTAAAACATGATGTGAATGAGGCGCAACTGCCAATATTTCAGAATCGATTGGCCACAATTCGTGAATCGGTATTAATGGAAATCttgatgtgaaaaaaaaccaaaaaaaaccattAAGAGTGTCTGCCGAAAAAGATCTAGAACAAAAAAGGAACACAAAAAACTTTTTCGAAAAGAGTTAAAACGCTGTCAGCAAtgtcataaaaaatggaaaacaacacgtttaataatttattgcgtccgaagcgcttttttagatataccttcatcaggaacgctcaaagccaaacatttgaaatccgaagatggataagtaccgaaaatcgttgaagagctatatgttaaaaatacctaaaataaattgccaaattcatctaaagccaactttggctgagggagttgaaacttataaaattattttgaaaccatAAGAATGAAAAATTATTGTTTCCCTTTTGGGACATATTATATACTtaggataaaaaagaaaacacggttttcagaatttaaaactATCGTATGCACAAATAAGTTGTGGCACACATGATTGACTTATCATTTATGAACTGGttattaaaacatcaaatatacaaAAGCGCTGCATAGGATATTGACCGGCAGCAGTAACTACGTAAAGGTAGATATAAAGTTCAATCCAGATCAAACATTTGGGACGCAAAATTATTAGAATTGGTAATAACTTCATTTTGAAGTGCAACATTCTACCCAACTGTaaataataaagaaggatagtcAGGACTATAGTTTTCACAATTTTAATATCACATCAGTATGCATTTTGTTGATGCTATTGCGTTATGAAATACCTGATTCGCATACCATGAAAAGTATTACTATAGAGTTTAATGCGTTTAAAACacattaacattttatatttaaaattaataaattatctACCATCTAATTATAAAAATCAAGCCCATCtgtgttatatcaatattagaaCTTCTAATTAGCAGTATAAAATGTGTGTTCTTCCCATGGCGGGATCTTAAAAATATGCTTCTATATGTACAAGGAAATAAACTCATTAAATTACTTGGATATAGTTGTCTCTCATATATCTCATACtaaatattacttattattaaattattatctctgttataattgatattatgtttttaGATTTCAGTCCGTGGGAGCATGTTATCTCTGGTATAACTCTGTTAACGTCGTGTTCTTTAGAGGATGAATAAAATCCTTTCCTGACAAATCTGTATAATTAGTACATTCTTTGATAGCAGAATTAGCAacctaaaaattgaaaaatatatgataattagTAAAAGaaagagagacagtcaaactgcAGATGAACAATAAGCCAATTTTATGATGACGTTTTCGAGAACATTTCGGCCTAATCGAAAGTcaaattcaaattctttattacCTTGAACTTAACAGTCCATCTTTgtcaatacaaaatttcaaagtaaacaaGTAAACAGACAAAGAATGTTAATTTTATGATATTGTCCATGACTTTTAAAAATGCAGTAAAAATGTATTTTCCTAAATTGGTTAACTGTTTGATGTTCTTTAAACTTAAAAGTTCAATAAATTTAAACACACCTGGTCTAGACTTAATAAATTTTACTATAAGCTCCTTATATTTCGGACACACTAAAATTAAATGGAATACGTATTCAATACACTGATGGCAAATTGTTCATATACGACATAACAACTCCATGCTTTAGTCTgtaatcaattatattttttttctaacaaaacaatttcaaaagtCTAAAGTACCTTTTCTAAAGGAGTATACTGTGGATGATGATGTACCATTGTTGGGTTGTTTGAAGCTCTGTTGTAGGTCATTATGTAGGCCCATCTTCTCAAATCACTTTTGTTGGCACTACTGTGATGAATTGTATTGCAGTGGAAAAACAGAGCATCTCCTTCAAAAACGTTAGAGAAAAAAGAATTTACTTCCAAACATGTTCCTTCATTTCAAATTAATCGTGTCGTCTTACCTTAGATTTGtgcacagaattttttttttaccctatTTATGAGCTTGATAATCAGCGTATATGTAGGTTTTCGTTTCTAATGTTAAAATTATCAGTTACAATACTTCtatacatgcattttcttaattatatttgtttcagcattacatttaaaagtatttaataGTAAACTACCCACACAATCTATTTAATTCTagatatttaagatttttttcttttttttaatttatttaaaataaagaattataGAATTCATGCACTAGTATCTGTTTCGATAATCTCTTTCCCCCCCATACATTTCACTAACCTGGATTCATTTCCATGTAGTGGTGAGGACATCTCTCTCTTATCAGGTCCACACGTGATTTCAGACCGACGTATTGTCCATCAAATGGATGGTGTTCAATTCTTCCACATTTATGAGATCCACTAAGAATCTATAATGATAGTATATGTTCTATGAGGTCTCGATAGGGTCTTACGACTTGGGACTTATAATGTTCGGTTGTACAGTTTGCTGGACATACTATAATtgacattgaagacctgttggtgaccttctgctgttgtcttttctatggtcgggttgttgtctctttgacacattacccatttccattctcaattttataacatttctAGGTGAGAATTGAATTTTATGTTATCTTTGATTTGTGGATTTTCATCGTATGCCTGATGTTTTCAAAGTCcatttcatgaaaaaacaacTCGATGTACTTAATTGAAAGTATCTTTTCGTAGTGTCAGATTATTTCCCTTATATTGGTTACAGATTTAAAATGACACAAATTGGTGGAAACAGACGTGAATCGTGTAGCTCGTTGTTTAGTTTCAGTTATAGTGATATGTGGACTGTATTTATATTGTTCAcgttgttgtttttctttttccgACTTATGAATTTTATTTGGAATTGGAATTTTCTactttgttttatcaattttgagGTAAATTTTCCCTACCTGCATATTTATCAGCCGTTTATTCAAAGCGGGTATTCTTTCAAAGTCATTTTTCTATGTCGAATTTTAATGAAAGCGTGTATCACTCGAAAACATGTTATGCACAAATCTTAAGGAATTGTCATTTATTAATTCAGCAACCGTTAATCAATACAATGACTACAACACGTTATAAATAAATCTAAACATGCTAGTACCTCCATACAACCATTCTGTTTGACTGCTTTATCCAATGCTACCCATACTGTCATCATGTCTGGAAACAGATTGCCACATTTGTACCAGTAACTGAAGAAATTAATAATGGCATACGTAAGTCAGTAAGTAACACCACAATGCTGAGTACATGTAGTAGTCAGTTATTTCACAATAGTAGTACGTAGTCTAGTTCATAGTCGGACCATAATTGTTTCTCTCGATCAGATTGCAAATAattaattcaattaaaacaaaaggtAACTTTTCATTGACAAGAGTTTGGAATGTTTGAATCTAACATCACCTAATTTATATGTAGCATGAGAAGAACAATCCTTTGGAAGAAGTCTAGGGATCAAATATATCTATACAGCTGTTCAACCAACCCTTGAGGTTAAATTTCCGTTTCAGTGTATGCACGAGCCCACTAGTATAACAGGCAAAACGAATACCAGCTACAACCCAACACTGAAATGACCTGTTAGAAATAGCACTTAATATTAATACTAAGCTGCTATAGAAAAGAGCATATTCCTTTCATTCTTAAAAAAGAACATACCCATAATCTTGGTGCCAGTAATGAGGTGCCGCCATATTAGGATCTTTTAGCATATACTTAGAATGATAATGATAGACTTCACCTCCAAGTAACTGAagaaaaattttgtaaataagtagaaaatgaaatccaattttgaataattatacaTGATGAAATAAACAATTGTATCTTGAAAATGTTAACAAAGTATATACAAACATAGAATACACACACTGTTTGACAAATATATCATAAACATTTCAACTATGTAGAAAGTCTTTCAGGGCGCCGCACAAATATTTTGAGCTAAGTCAGGTGTTAATAAGCGACCATGCAGTGTTTTGAATAGCCACGTCTactagagctttcttacaaattgacgaaaggtacgaacgaacgtaaagggagcacgtatttcatttctacaataacagttaaaagagtctttgttttatccagtaaaacagcattcttttctaaatcaagtttatttaaaaaaaaaaaataatatcgcaaataatacacgattttaatataatcaaacagagaaaaattgtgtcaaatacacttacgtccgaaacgttacttacgtaaaccacgagtacacacatttccgcgggaattttttaagcacgagtttcacgattaacattttaatgacattattgaagtatgttagtctaaatttaacgacaagattcacatttatttttatttgttacagtacACTTTCTGCAAATTatcaaagtggaatatcgagatttgcaAAAAAATGATGCTACACTGTTTCtaaaaagtaatgttgaataaatctagaaaaagaCTTTgtttatcaagaaaataaatctacaattttgcaccatatatatattgtggattttataatgacgatttaacagtacacatgtttggaagatagacgcgaagttgtcacttatcgtcgagtggctaatatttcatgaatgttcagcaCTATAGGCAAAACGCAGTTATACGCCAAAATAACCGTTCCATTGCTCCggtgtatcatatatacacatttaaGGGGGGGGGTGGCAATGAATATTACCAGGGGAGAGGCGATGATTCAAAAGTTATGAAACGAGCACCAGCATATGGCATAGTATAAAGATCAtcttgttttcttcattttcgttttattattttgagcgttgcaaattttgaatcaaggaagtatttgtgtttctgttagagaagaagacaatgtatttgctttgacATTTTATTAGGTTACACAGttcaacattgtaatattgaagagtgGGGGAGGGGCCGGTTTTTCGTCTTCTAGGGGCATTTTGTTCGTCTGACTACTCTATATCTAGAatattttgtagtgttatctCCGACGACCTGGTGGAATCAATAATCATAATATTCTAACAtatcgtacgtcccgaaatcctaaatatctcaagaaaaatccaattttaataagtgtcgttgcatgcacaataattgtccgaagttccacgactattatttaaatatgtcaaaataaaggatccctaaaacgagtcttacgtatgattcgtcaatcttacgtacctttcgtcaatttgtaagaaagctctactAAAACTGTGTGatgacctcagttaacttgaaGAAGTAACAATTAAAATCTTCGAAAGTTTATCTGATTAACATGTGATAAATTGGTCTAAGCATCAATGTTTTCTATGCGCAAAACACAGGTATTACCTATTACATGAATTATGTCTCAGATGACAATGAAATGTTATAGACATTATAGATTTAATGaaagttttcttttattattgttgTGATACGGAAATAAATGTGACTGGTTTGAATACCACTAATGAAAATATTACTACATCTTTTAGTCActatcaaatgacacagaaatgtccTATTCAAGACTAACTATATGTCCCGAACTCCTTTTTTCTCGCTAAA
It includes:
- the LOC139512961 gene encoding L-proline trans-4-hydroxylase-like, whose translation is MSYIAEYQYTDEFQTTQKMVQDFKDYGYILVRNLYDKEEVEMLIKAVSETDAFLKNSYQVEKGAKKAPRIIWSHPGTDVTGMAARCEKVVNTCEKLLGGEVYHYHSKYMLKDPNMAAPHYWHQDYGYWYKCGNLFPDMMTVWVALDKAVKQNGCMEILSGSHKCGRIEHHPFDGQYVGLKSRVDLIRERCPHHYMEMNPGDALFFHCNTIHHSSANKSDLRRWAYIMTYNRASNNPTMVHHHPQYTPLEKVANSAIKECTNYTDLSGKDFIHPLKNTTLTELYQR